One window of the Labilibaculum sp. genome contains the following:
- the buk gene encoding butyrate kinase has translation METRRILAINPGSTSTKIAVFQGDKSVFLKNIKHSNEELAQFGKISEQFEFRKNIIMKELVDAEIQIDLIEAVVGRGGLVKPIESGIYSVNERLKEDLRIGILGEHASNLGGLIADNIAQALPRAKAYIADPVVVDEMIDVARISGHPEFQRVSIFHALNQKAIGRAFAQSVDKKYEEINVIVAHLGGGISVGAHCKGRVVDVNNALDGEGPFSPERSGTLPAGALAKLCFSGDYTLEDVKKMIKGEGGLVAHLGTNDAYDVELKAKAGDANAKLIQDAMSYQVGKSIGEMATVLKGKVDGILLTGGIAHNPDLVNYIKEMVSFIAPVVVYPGEDEMKALAMNGYMVLRGEIEPREYC, from the coding sequence ATGGAAACTCGTAGAATCTTAGCTATTAATCCTGGCTCCACATCTACTAAAATCGCTGTATTTCAGGGAGATAAATCTGTATTCTTGAAAAATATAAAGCATTCGAACGAAGAATTGGCTCAGTTCGGTAAAATTTCTGAACAGTTCGAATTTCGTAAGAATATTATTATGAAAGAGCTTGTAGATGCAGAAATTCAAATAGATTTAATCGAAGCAGTTGTTGGACGGGGAGGATTGGTCAAACCCATTGAATCTGGAATTTACTCGGTAAATGAGCGCTTAAAAGAAGATTTAAGAATTGGTATTCTTGGAGAACATGCAAGTAATTTAGGTGGTTTAATAGCCGATAATATTGCTCAGGCATTACCAAGAGCTAAAGCTTATATTGCAGATCCTGTTGTTGTTGATGAGATGATTGATGTTGCCAGAATATCGGGGCATCCGGAATTTCAAAGAGTGTCTATTTTTCATGCTCTAAATCAGAAAGCTATTGGCCGTGCTTTTGCGCAGTCGGTTGATAAGAAGTATGAGGAAATTAATGTGATTGTTGCTCACCTTGGTGGTGGAATTTCTGTGGGTGCTCACTGTAAAGGACGAGTAGTTGATGTAAACAATGCTTTAGATGGCGAAGGTCCATTCTCCCCTGAGAGATCAGGTACACTTCCTGCCGGAGCATTAGCGAAACTTTGTTTTAGCGGAGACTATACCCTTGAAGATGTAAAGAAAATGATTAAGGGCGAAGGAGGTTTGGTTGCACATTTAGGAACAAATGATGCTTATGATGTTGAGTTGAAAGCCAAGGCTGGTGATGCAAATGCAAAATTGATTCAGGATGCTATGTCATATCAGGTAGGAAAATCTATTGGAGAAATGGCAACGGTTTTAAAAGGTAAGGTAGATGGAATTCTTCTAACTGGCGGAATTGCCCATAATCCTGATTTGGTAAATTATATTAAAGAAATGGTTTCCTTTATTGCTCCTGTTGTTGTATATCCCGGAGAAGATGAAATGAAGGCCTTGGCAATGAATGGATATATGGTTCTGCGCGGTGAAATTGAGCCCCGGGAATATTGTTAA
- a CDS encoding NAD(P)H-dependent oxidoreductase subunit E, translating into MDFQEKLVQDLVSKHGKDRENLLPILQGVIDQERFLSEEAILKISKEMSIPAADVYGTASFYSFLDIEPRGKYVIRVCKTITCAMKGKNQIVLAIENFLKIKVGETTIDKKFTILQTNCLGWCHKAPAMLVNDEVYTELSPEKVVDILREYKEKN; encoded by the coding sequence ATGGATTTTCAAGAAAAATTAGTGCAGGATTTGGTTTCCAAACATGGGAAAGACCGGGAAAATCTGCTTCCAATATTACAAGGAGTGATTGATCAGGAGCGATTTCTTTCTGAGGAAGCAATTCTAAAAATTTCGAAGGAAATGAGTATTCCTGCTGCAGATGTTTATGGAACTGCAAGTTTTTACTCTTTTCTGGACATTGAACCACGGGGAAAGTATGTAATTCGTGTATGTAAAACTATTACGTGTGCAATGAAGGGAAAAAATCAAATTGTTCTTGCGATAGAGAATTTTTTGAAAATTAAAGTTGGTGAAACGACTATCGATAAAAAATTTACTATTCTTCAAACAAACTGTTTGGGGTGGTGTCATAAGGCTCCCGCCATGTTGGTAAACGATGAGGTATATACAGAGCTAAGCCCGGAAAAAGTTGTAGATATTCTGCGCGAGTACAAGGAAAAAAATTAA
- a CDS encoding ABC transporter ATP-binding protein, which produces MNSTVSINNLSKSYGDVSALKEINLNIKSGELFGLIGPDGAGKTTLFRLLATLLLPDSGSAALCGFEMVKEYRHIRNILGYMPGKFSLYQDLTVLENLNFFATVFNTRIEDNMDMIRDIWVQIEPFKDRPAGKLSGGMKQKLALCCALIHQPKILLLDEPTTGVDAVSRSEFWQMLKGLKTKEITIVVATPYMDEANLCERVALMQSGEILSLDSPSGIIANFEKDLYSFEAKDTYQLLLDLRDYPFVNSVFLFGQSVHYTDVRDDFVLSDLKDYLKLKGQDHVEIKQIAAGIEDCFMALSQQNTVQE; this is translated from the coding sequence CTCTACTGTTAGTATAAATAATTTATCGAAATCTTACGGTGACGTTTCAGCTCTTAAAGAAATTAATCTGAATATTAAATCGGGAGAATTGTTCGGATTAATAGGACCGGATGGGGCAGGTAAAACAACATTGTTTCGTTTGCTTGCGACTCTATTGCTTCCCGATTCAGGCTCAGCAGCATTGTGCGGTTTCGAGATGGTGAAGGAGTATAGGCATATTAGAAATATATTAGGTTATATGCCGGGTAAATTTTCTCTTTATCAGGATTTAACGGTCTTGGAAAATCTTAACTTCTTCGCAACAGTTTTCAATACCCGAATTGAAGACAATATGGACATGATTCGTGATATTTGGGTGCAGATTGAACCATTTAAGGACAGACCGGCGGGCAAATTATCGGGCGGAATGAAGCAAAAACTGGCTCTCTGCTGTGCGCTGATTCATCAGCCAAAAATATTGCTTTTAGATGAACCTACAACCGGTGTTGATGCTGTTTCGAGAAGTGAGTTTTGGCAAATGCTGAAAGGTCTAAAAACAAAAGAAATTACAATAGTTGTGGCTACTCCTTATATGGATGAAGCTAATTTATGCGAAAGAGTTGCTCTTATGCAATCAGGCGAAATACTAAGTTTGGATAGTCCGTCTGGCATAATTGCCAATTTTGAAAAAGATTTGTACTCTTTTGAAGCAAAAGATACCTATCAGCTTTTGTTGGATTTACGTGATTATCCATTTGTTAATTCTGTTTTTCTTTTTGGTCAAAGTGTTCACTATACAGATGTTAGGGATGATTTTGTCCTGTCGGATTTGAAAGATTATCTGAAATTGAAAGGGCAGGATCATGTTGAAATTAAACAAATTGCGGCAGGCATAGAGGATTGTTTTATGGCTTTGAGTCAACAAAATACTGTTCAGGAATGA
- a CDS encoding adenylate/guanylate cyclase domain-containing protein yields MFAEHYKFHEPLHLEFLKIERKRVGIILVLFLISSVLIPVLHHLSPNLLRASLNNKKFVDSMLFWWMIFFLFEIFVFIRMNWLIRNKRSISKKVLIPNLIMEFGLPAVILLNAIKYDNSLLLLEYDGLTFYFLLLMLSAMHLDFKISLGAGILACIGYWGVSYWGIQFLKPVGDVEQMIEIYLMRSMGLLSAGIIAGVVAAEIRKRVNNLLKAKDDQNEMESLLGQQLSTHIAKELILHKNDKVGQKMTGSIMFMDIRNFTSMADQQSPEETIEFQNAIFDPLIRIIEKNNGIIHQILGDGFMASFGVAVENPNHVVDAYCAGVQIVEVINYCRNEINGDKTRVGIGLHCGEVITGNIGNEIRKQFSIAGKNVIIASRIEQLNKQFDSQFLVSRAVADQLNGNTLINLGKIKMKGIDEKIELFQVV; encoded by the coding sequence ATGTTTGCAGAACATTATAAATTTCATGAGCCATTACATCTTGAGTTTCTTAAAATTGAAAGGAAGCGGGTTGGCATTATTTTAGTTCTTTTCTTAATCAGCTCTGTGTTAATTCCAGTGCTGCATCATTTAAGTCCTAATTTATTGAGAGCCTCTTTGAATAACAAAAAGTTTGTTGATTCGATGCTCTTTTGGTGGATGATTTTTTTCTTGTTCGAAATTTTTGTGTTTATCCGGATGAATTGGCTCATTAGAAACAAGCGCTCCATTTCTAAAAAAGTTTTGATTCCCAATTTAATTATGGAGTTTGGATTACCAGCCGTTATTCTACTTAATGCAATAAAATATGACAACTCACTTTTGCTGTTGGAATACGATGGGCTTACTTTTTATTTTTTGCTTTTGATGCTGTCGGCAATGCATCTTGATTTTAAGATATCCCTGGGGGCCGGCATATTGGCTTGCATTGGATATTGGGGTGTTTCTTACTGGGGGATACAATTTTTGAAACCTGTTGGTGATGTTGAGCAAATGATTGAAATTTATTTGATGAGGAGTATGGGTTTATTGTCAGCAGGAATAATTGCAGGCGTGGTTGCTGCAGAAATACGAAAGAGGGTGAATAATCTGCTGAAAGCAAAAGATGATCAAAATGAAATGGAATCTCTTCTTGGTCAGCAGTTATCCACACATATAGCGAAAGAATTGATTCTGCATAAAAATGATAAGGTGGGGCAAAAAATGACAGGATCTATTATGTTCATGGATATTCGTAATTTCACATCAATGGCCGATCAGCAAAGCCCTGAAGAGACCATTGAATTTCAAAATGCAATTTTTGATCCTCTCATCCGGATTATCGAGAAGAATAATGGAATTATTCACCAAATATTGGGGGATGGATTCATGGCTTCTTTTGGTGTTGCAGTTGAAAATCCAAATCATGTGGTTGATGCATATTGTGCTGGTGTTCAAATAGTCGAAGTTATTAATTATTGCAGGAATGAAATAAACGGTGATAAAACCCGTGTTGGTATAGGTCTTCATTGTGGCGAAGTAATTACAGGGAATATAGGCAATGAAATCCGTAAACAATTTTCCATTGCGGGCAAAAATGTAATAATAGCTTCCCGGATAGAACAGTTGAATAAGCAATTCGATTCACAATTTTTAGTGAGCAGGGCAGTCGCCGATCAATTAAATGGTAATACTTTAATTAATCTTGGGAAAATTAAGATGAAAGGAATTGATGAAAAAATTGAATTGTTTCAGGTGGTATAA
- a CDS encoding NADH-ubiquinone oxidoreductase-F iron-sulfur binding region domain-containing protein, with amino-acid sequence MTTTTATKKQLHRIDLIFKNDDDCKEILRNALSRSDQEIVNEMVNSGLKGRGGAGFPTGLKWKLTAESNEKEKYVICNADEGEPGTFKDREILTRVPHKVLSGMAMCAKIIGAQKGYIYLRGEYKFLVRDLKKELRKFHDILDELGLDFRVEIFMGSGAYICGEESALIESMEGKRGEPRNKPPFPSVNGFKGKPTVVNNVETLAHSYTILKFGAKKFRDLGVKDSRGSKVFSVSGDTPIPGIYELELGMTVQDFVDDFGDGDCKAVQVGGASGFLVPRKRFGKTTIGYEGKLTGISLPTGGSMMIFNSSRSMYNVLNNYLEFFEEESCGQCTPCRVGCQQLLKGIKAVKRGEKPTSYLDQLLKLTETMKLTAKCGLGQSVANSFSSIVENFREEMIY; translated from the coding sequence ATGACAACAACAACAGCAACAAAAAAACAACTTCATAGAATCGATTTGATCTTTAAGAATGATGATGATTGTAAAGAGATTCTTCGAAATGCATTGTCAAGATCTGACCAGGAAATTGTGAATGAAATGGTGAATTCTGGTCTTAAAGGTAGAGGCGGGGCAGGTTTTCCAACAGGATTAAAATGGAAACTGACTGCTGAATCTAATGAAAAAGAAAAATATGTAATCTGTAATGCAGATGAAGGAGAACCGGGAACATTTAAAGACAGGGAAATATTAACAAGAGTACCCCATAAGGTTCTTTCGGGCATGGCCATGTGCGCTAAGATTATTGGAGCTCAAAAAGGCTATATTTATTTAAGGGGAGAATATAAATTCTTAGTTCGTGATTTAAAGAAAGAACTAAGAAAATTTCATGATATATTGGATGAGTTGGGATTGGATTTCCGGGTTGAAATTTTTATGGGAAGCGGTGCATACATTTGTGGTGAAGAGAGTGCGCTGATTGAATCCATGGAAGGCAAAAGAGGGGAGCCTAGAAATAAACCTCCATTTCCTAGTGTAAATGGTTTTAAAGGAAAACCGACAGTAGTTAATAATGTGGAAACGCTGGCACATTCATACACAATATTAAAATTTGGAGCCAAAAAATTTAGAGATCTTGGAGTTAAGGATTCTCGCGGTTCCAAGGTGTTTTCAGTATCTGGGGATACTCCAATACCAGGTATTTATGAGTTGGAATTAGGTATGACTGTTCAAGATTTTGTTGATGATTTTGGTGATGGCGATTGTAAGGCAGTTCAGGTTGGTGGTGCTTCGGGTTTTTTGGTTCCGCGTAAGCGTTTTGGAAAAACGACTATTGGTTACGAGGGGAAATTAACCGGTATATCCTTGCCTACAGGAGGATCTATGATGATCTTTAATAGTTCACGATCCATGTATAATGTTCTTAATAATTATCTTGAATTTTTTGAGGAAGAATCTTGCGGACAGTGCACTCCTTGCCGGGTTGGTTGTCAGCAGCTTTTAAAAGGAATTAAAGCGGTTAAACGTGGCGAAAAACCAACCTCTTATCTCGATCAACTACTTAAATTAACTGAAACCATGAAGTTGACAGCTAAATGTGGATTGGGTCAATCGGTGGCGAATTCGTTTTCTTCTATTGTGGAAAATTTCCGCGAGGAGATGATTTATTAG
- a CDS encoding ABC transporter permease produces the protein MKRFIGFLKKEFYHIFRDKRSMLILFGMPIVQLLLFGFVITNDLKDVKMAVVDHSKDEYTSEIINKITSSGYFKLVKNLDGIAQVDELFRKGETKLVLVFEPDFGKNLIKGSKASVQILTDASEPNMASLEVNYLQGILQNYNLEINRGKTVPSQIMPQTRMYFNPNMESVYMFVPGIMATILMLVSAMMTSISIAREKEMGTMEILLVSPLRPLQIILGKVTPYLFLSFINALVIVGMGYFVFGVPVLGSFALLMAESLLFILMALSLGIFISTISDSQQVAMMLSMFALMLPTILLSGFIFPLRNMPVSLQIISHIIPPRWFIIIIKNIMLKGSGFEFVWKETLILIGMTVGFIGLSVKKFKIRLE, from the coding sequence ATGAAACGATTTATTGGTTTCCTGAAAAAAGAGTTCTATCACATTTTTCGCGATAAGCGATCAATGCTGATATTATTTGGAATGCCCATTGTGCAGTTGCTGCTTTTTGGTTTTGTTATTACCAACGACCTTAAGGATGTAAAGATGGCTGTTGTGGATCATTCGAAAGATGAATATACATCTGAAATCATTAATAAAATAACTTCTTCGGGTTATTTTAAACTCGTTAAGAATCTGGATGGCATTGCACAGGTAGATGAGCTTTTTCGCAAAGGAGAAACGAAGCTGGTTTTGGTGTTTGAACCTGATTTCGGAAAAAATCTGATTAAAGGATCAAAAGCTTCGGTACAAATATTGACGGATGCCTCGGAACCTAATATGGCGAGTTTAGAGGTGAATTATCTTCAGGGAATTCTTCAGAATTACAATTTGGAGATCAATAGAGGAAAGACAGTTCCCAGTCAAATCATGCCCCAAACAAGAATGTATTTTAATCCCAATATGGAGAGTGTTTATATGTTTGTTCCGGGAATTATGGCCACCATTTTAATGTTGGTTTCTGCCATGATGACTTCTATATCTATAGCACGTGAAAAAGAAATGGGAACGATGGAGATTTTGCTGGTTTCGCCATTGCGTCCTTTGCAAATCATCTTAGGGAAAGTAACGCCTTATTTGTTTTTGTCGTTTATTAATGCTCTGGTAATTGTCGGAATGGGGTATTTTGTGTTTGGAGTTCCGGTTTTGGGTAGTTTTGCCTTACTTATGGCTGAGAGTCTTTTGTTTATTCTGATGGCTTTGTCTTTAGGAATCTTTATTTCTACAATTTCGGACAGTCAACAGGTTGCTATGATGCTCTCTATGTTTGCATTAATGCTGCCGACAATTTTGCTTTCAGGTTTCATTTTCCCTTTACGGAATATGCCTGTATCTCTGCAAATCATCAGTCATATTATTCCACCACGATGGTTCATTATAATCATCAAAAATATCATGTTAAAGGGAAGTGGATTTGAATTTGTTTGGAAAGAAACCTTAATTCTTATCGGAATGACTGTGGGATTTATTGGCCTTAGCGTCAAAAAATTCAAAATCAGATTGGAGTAA
- a CDS encoding ABC transporter ATP-binding protein produces MNSDKKVISVRNLFKKFGSFTANDDLSFDVYQGEIFGFLGANGAGKTTAMKILCGLSYPTSGEIMVAGLNVYKQREELKRNIGYMSQKFSLYEDLTVFENIRFYAGIYGMSSKNIKLKSDDLLKKLDLVHARNKKIGELPLGWKQKLAFSVAIFHNPEIVFLDEPTGGVDPVTRRQFWDLIYEASRNGITVFVTTHYMDEAEYCNRVSIMVDGRIEALDTPEGLKNKFDAKDMDEVFLQLARKSNYKE; encoded by the coding sequence ATGAATTCAGATAAAAAAGTAATATCAGTAAGGAACTTATTTAAAAAATTTGGCTCGTTTACAGCAAATGATGATTTGTCATTTGACGTGTATCAGGGTGAGATTTTTGGTTTTTTGGGTGCAAATGGAGCAGGAAAGACGACTGCCATGAAAATTCTATGTGGCCTTTCCTATCCAACATCCGGAGAAATAATGGTTGCTGGCTTAAATGTATACAAACAAAGGGAAGAACTGAAGCGAAATATTGGTTACATGAGTCAGAAGTTTTCCTTGTACGAGGATTTAACGGTGTTTGAGAATATTCGTTTTTATGCCGGTATTTACGGAATGTCTTCGAAGAATATCAAGTTGAAATCGGATGATTTGTTGAAAAAACTTGATTTGGTTCATGCCAGAAATAAAAAAATTGGCGAACTGCCTCTTGGCTGGAAGCAGAAGTTGGCTTTTTCTGTTGCTATTTTTCACAATCCAGAGATTGTGTTTTTAGATGAACCAACAGGAGGAGTTGATCCGGTTACCCGAAGGCAGTTTTGGGATCTTATTTACGAAGCTTCCCGAAATGGGATTACTGTTTTTGTAACCACTCACTACATGGATGAGGCAGAGTATTGCAATCGGGTTTCAATAATGGTTGATGGAAGAATTGAAGCTTTGGATACACCGGAAGGACTTAAAAATAAATTCGACGCCAAAGATATGGATGAGGTTTTTCTTCAATTGGCAAGAAAAAGCAATTACAAAGAATAA
- a CDS encoding serine hydrolase domain-containing protein has product MIVRRLVSVFIVVALVILDQTFSFSTQEAPTVRIDNSIEAVSHRISNKLSDSDQTKRADKILNRFLRRWEVAGATVAVVKDGKLVFAKGYGYSDVDNEKEVEPSCLFRIASVSKLVTATAIMKLQEEGKLHLDDYVFGEHGILNDETYSNIKDKRTKRITVEHLLRHSAGFSSKYGDPMFLPLAIAKKMNVEPPIDAQTTIQFALSRRLSFTPGTRGSYSNLGYVILEKVIEKLADKSYETYVQTHILNPSGIFDMHLGRSLQKDHFPNEVNYYEQSDAIKVSSFDGSGKTVFRSNGGNNLEALGGAGGWIASGAELIKFMMAIDGDDTLPDILSRKSIKYMTTPNKLGHSPIGWKGTRSNGTWWRTGTLAGSSALLKHDKNGISYVIITNSSTWRGSDFTKDLSVLMSQFLRSVKEWPDHDLFNHFEARQEVIALDKLPSYQDWS; this is encoded by the coding sequence ATGATTGTAAGAAGATTAGTATCAGTATTTATCGTTGTAGCTCTGGTTATTCTTGACCAGACGTTTAGTTTCTCTACACAGGAAGCTCCCACTGTAAGAATCGATAACAGTATCGAAGCGGTGTCTCATAGAATTTCAAATAAATTATCTGACAGTGATCAGACTAAAAGGGCTGATAAAATATTAAATCGGTTTTTAAGGAGGTGGGAAGTTGCTGGTGCAACAGTTGCTGTTGTTAAAGATGGTAAATTGGTTTTTGCGAAAGGATATGGTTATTCTGATGTGGATAATGAGAAGGAGGTTGAACCATCCTGTCTGTTTAGAATTGCAAGCGTTTCCAAATTAGTTACCGCAACTGCAATTATGAAATTGCAGGAGGAAGGGAAGTTGCATTTGGATGATTACGTTTTTGGTGAACATGGTATTCTGAATGATGAGACATATAGCAATATTAAAGATAAACGCACAAAGAGAATAACTGTTGAGCATTTACTTCGTCATTCTGCCGGATTTTCAAGCAAATATGGCGATCCAATGTTTTTACCTTTGGCAATAGCGAAAAAAATGAATGTTGAGCCGCCAATTGATGCTCAAACTACGATTCAATTTGCATTGTCGAGAAGATTAAGCTTTACACCCGGAACCAGAGGAAGTTACTCTAACCTGGGTTACGTTATACTCGAGAAAGTTATTGAGAAACTTGCTGACAAGTCCTATGAGACATATGTTCAAACTCATATTTTAAATCCTTCGGGAATTTTTGATATGCACTTAGGGAGAAGTCTTCAAAAGGATCACTTTCCTAACGAGGTAAATTATTACGAGCAGTCTGATGCAATTAAAGTTTCTTCGTTTGACGGATCTGGAAAAACTGTTTTTAGAAGTAATGGCGGAAATAATTTGGAAGCTCTTGGTGGTGCAGGCGGCTGGATTGCATCAGGCGCTGAACTAATTAAATTTATGATGGCTATTGATGGTGACGATACTCTTCCGGATATTCTTTCCAGAAAAAGCATAAAATATATGACTACACCGAATAAGTTAGGTCATAGCCCGATTGGCTGGAAAGGAACCCGAAGCAATGGTACTTGGTGGAGAACCGGAACTTTAGCGGGTAGTTCTGCTTTACTAAAGCACGACAAAAATGGTATAAGTTATGTAATCATAACCAATAGTTCTACTTGGCGGGGATCAGATTTTACAAAAGATCTTAGTGTATTAATGAGCCAATTTTTAAGATCGGTAAAGGAATGGCCGGATCATGATCTTTTCAATCATTTTGAAGCCCGTCAGGAGGTAATTGCTCTCGACAAATTACCGTCCTATCAAGATTGGAGCTAA
- a CDS encoding ABC transporter permease — protein MRTIKFILQKEFLQIFRNKSMLPVIFVMPIIQLCVLVFAATYEMKNTNLFVVDKDLSSHSRELISKFNGSPFFTVKDIDFSINNAEDELLKDDVDAILVFENGFGKLVDKKEPAEVQVLVNAIDASAAGLYNAYILSVIQEYNLQLKAKLQIVGKDNGIHLVQNTYSFLFNPEMKYIPYMLPGILVLLVTVIGLFLSAMNVVREKEIGTIEQINVTPIKKYQFLIGKLIPFLVIGFFELGVGLLLAAFVFKIPFLGSVWLIYLVAFVYLLTILGIGLFISTQTDTQQQAMFIAWFFMIVFIMMSGLFTPTESMPMWAQKLNVLNPVAYFIKIIRMIMLKGSVFADVVRDLSILGLYSIAMLGIAVNRYRKVA, from the coding sequence ATGCGAACTATAAAATTCATATTGCAAAAAGAGTTTCTACAGATCTTTAGAAACAAAAGTATGTTGCCTGTAATTTTTGTTATGCCAATTATTCAGCTTTGTGTATTGGTATTTGCAGCAACTTACGAAATGAAAAACACCAATCTGTTTGTTGTTGATAAAGATCTTTCCAGCCATTCCCGTGAACTGATTTCCAAATTTAACGGTTCTCCTTTTTTTACCGTTAAGGATATCGATTTTTCGATTAATAACGCTGAAGATGAGCTTTTAAAGGACGATGTTGATGCGATTCTGGTTTTTGAAAATGGCTTTGGAAAGTTGGTGGATAAAAAAGAACCTGCAGAGGTTCAGGTGTTGGTAAATGCAATAGATGCCAGTGCTGCCGGATTATACAATGCCTATATTTTATCGGTAATACAGGAATATAATTTGCAGCTCAAAGCTAAACTTCAGATTGTAGGAAAAGACAACGGAATTCATTTGGTTCAAAATACATATTCCTTTTTGTTTAATCCTGAAATGAAATACATTCCCTATATGCTGCCCGGAATTCTGGTTTTATTGGTGACTGTAATTGGCTTGTTTTTATCTGCAATGAATGTTGTGCGCGAAAAGGAAATTGGGACTATCGAACAAATTAATGTGACACCAATTAAAAAATATCAATTTCTGATTGGGAAATTAATACCGTTTTTAGTGATTGGATTTTTTGAACTTGGTGTTGGTTTACTACTTGCTGCATTTGTGTTTAAAATTCCATTTTTAGGTTCTGTATGGTTAATTTATTTGGTTGCTTTTGTCTATCTGCTCACCATTTTAGGAATTGGTTTGTTTATTTCAACACAAACCGATACCCAACAACAAGCTATGTTTATAGCCTGGTTTTTTATGATTGTTTTTATCATGATGAGTGGATTGTTTACACCTACAGAGAGTATGCCTATGTGGGCTCAAAAATTGAATGTTCTTAATCCAGTAGCTTATTTTATTAAAATAATAAGAATGATAATGTTAAAAGGATCCGTATTTGCAGATGTAGTGAGAGATCTGAGTATTTTAGGATTGTATTCAATTGCAATGCTTGGAATTGCCGTAAACAGATACCGAAAGGTTGCTTGA